The nucleotide sequence aaaagcgCATTAACATAATCGCAAGTCAATTAATCTGTGTGGTTTGAAAGTGATTTATAAGTTATCACACGAGTTTGTTGCTcgataaaaacaaaatggctcAAGTAAAATTTTGTATCATTTCAAATTCAGCCATGAAGTTGACGGCTTACGATTTAAAATGATGGAAGGGATTTTTTGGACTTAGACGTTTGGTAAATATTAAAGTTAGTTATTGGTATGATTTATTAGTAAGGCTCGGCTGTGTCGTGTGTTTGGGCTGTATTAACAAGTTTGGCGGTGGACACTCGCCCGATCGCAACTTTCACACGTGCACATTAAAATGCAAATTATGTAAAACTTTCAAAAGAATAAGATCACAATGTTTTGTTACTTCATAtgtaaatttttctttattttaaagttGCCCAGAATTTGGAATTTTGTGCTTAAACTTAAACCAACGCACATTTACAGCTGTCACAGAAAAACTGAGATACTGTATACTgtatacagtacgattacttggagttagttaacttgacagatgggcgtgccttcagtcaattttcaactttgacgtcatacaaataaagccatttttagtataccgctacccacgtttacagattatgtaaaaactattttatttgtatgacgtcaaagttgaaaattgactgaaggcacgcccttctgtcaagtgttaactccaagtaatcgtactgtacaatttgtacttttataaaaaatattgcagCACCTACCTATCAGCTACCTACTCTATACTGTCAGTAGCTCcgctcaaaataaaaataaatccatacttatactaatattataaatgcgaaagtggtgTGTTTATATgtgtgtccgtctttcacgtcgaaatggagcgacggatcgacgtgatttttggcgtagagatagtttatgggccagagagtgacataggctactttttatcccgtaaaaatgcacagttcccgagggaaaagcgcgcggtaaccgaattccacgcgggcgaagctgcgggcaaaagataGTTAGCTACCTACTATTAAATTGAAAGAAATGGTGATTAAGGGATGAAAGAAAgacctaaatatttattgtaaagaTAGGACTCTTTACTTCTTTTCCACTCATTATTTCGCTGTGGTGTTTTCGGGGCTTTTTGCCGcactatataggtacctacctcaaAAGAAAATCGACCAAGTATGTGTAAagtttatttatgaaaaatttacGACATTTTTAGATTCTCCCAGCCATTATTTCAGTTCTGTAATTGTTATGGATTACAAGAGAAACCTATAAAAACTTTATGGTCTAACACAAAAACAACATTGTAGAATCTCCAAATGTTCTGCGTAGCATACGCAATCCTCTCGGTGCGTGACTCCGACTTCAGCTTggctgctttttagggttccggagccaaaatggcaaaaaaggaacctttatagtttcgtcatgtctgtctgtctgtccgtccgcggctttgctcagggactatcaatgctagaaagatgtaattttgcacggatatatatataaactatgccgacaaaatgatgcaataaaaaataaaataaaaatttttagggtagtcacctcccatagacgtaaagtgatttttttttatcatccaaccctatagtgtggggtatcgttggataggtcttttaaaaccactactacttaggggtttgctaagacgatttttcgattcagttatttgtttgcgaaatattcaactttaaagtgcaaattttcattaaaatcgggcgtcccccccccccccccgtctaaaatcttaaccgttgggtggaaattttttattaaattcaggatggtagtaagtttatcaaacttacaaggaaaactataaataatggctaagtttgcttgagaattattagtagttttaagagtaaaatagcagcctaaggtataaaataaatataaataaataaataaatatcacgggacaattcacaccaattgacctagtcccaaagtaagcttagcaaagcttgtgttatgggtactaagcaacggataaatataattatatagatagagatacatacttaaatacatattaaacacccaagacccgagaacaaacattcgtatttttcatacaaatatctgccccgacacgggaatcgaacccgggacctcaagcttcgtagtcaggttctctaaccactaggccatctggtcgtctaggtatacctaaacttggaagattccgtataaaatacgaaatccttagaaaaatattacttatttttttttaatggctacggtaccctattttgggcgtgtccgacacgctcttggccggtttttttaatttcattcatatcCATTGCATATTTATATCCACACTACTTCTACAATTCCAAAGagttaaaaatgtgtttttttttactaaaaaaaaacaagcgtaATCTGTAATGTAACTTATACGATCGATACAGTTTATCTAGGTACTCAGTCTTCCAACTGAAAGttcataatttttgaaataattattctaaattaatcagaaaataaaagtttattataTGTGTTTATCGATGTATTATTGTATTGCATTTCAATTAGATCCTAAATATTACTTATCgcatataaaaaaatctcaccATCATCTCCTTCAAAATCAGCAATCGGGGAAACGGATGTTATCCGAAAAATAATGCcgataataaacaaataactaTGGTAAATCATAATGCCTGTTAGATCGTTTAATCAAAACACATTAGTTCTAACACTGTTTATGTTGTATCGTATTGTAGATCGCGATATGCGGCAGTAACGAAAGCACGCGCGGGCGCAGCCGAGGACGTAGACTGACTAGCGCCGCTTGCGCCGGTCCGCCGGTGCAGCGGTCTCTGATCGCGACCAAATATATTTTACCAAACCAAagtttttcttacttatttatttatttattaagggcATAGCAATATTAGCAACAAGTTATTAGTATTGAAATATATTGCACTTATCCAAACTTAACTGTGTTGCATTCATCTACtagtaggtatgccaaattttaagtctagTCATCATACGTAGTTATGGAGATAGAGTCGTTTTGAATTCAGTGTAAAATAAATCCCGTTTATTTCTTTTTTCCGTTAGAATTTGTCAAAATTctgaaatctatttttttactattataacaCAGATTTTAATATTAATCCATGTCACTAACGAAGTTTATAGGTATCTGCCCACGTcctttaagtttcgttaaatAGAGCgcgtaaaattattaatttcaactcgatactcACTTTATAATTATGGGACTGTACTAAAATTCAGCAGGCTACCTAAAGCTAGCACAAAAATACGTgcaaatttatttacctacctacggAGGAAGCTCTACATTTTACTTTTCTAGGTATCCTTAGAGTTGATTGTATACACGGGCCTCCCACAAATTTCAACATTAAACCCGATCTTTGGATAAAACGTGTATCTTTGATCATTTCAATTCACTTAAATACTGCGCACAAAGTGGTAATTGCTGAAAAAATACGGTAACCCAAATCATGCAACGATACAAGTAAGTATCACATCCTTATTTGATTACGCTGGAAGGCTGTAACTTAGtcaaactgtttttatttttatctataagTCCCTATAAAAAGTACTAAGTACAGTACTTAActggtttttatttacaaacacggACGCCGATGTTATCACGCACGCGCAGTGCGGGCTGGACCCGCCCGCAGTCACTCGCACCCCCGTATAGCAACAAGACCTAACAACGGATTCGGGAAATTCATGAATGGAACACATGAATAAGCCGTGAGCATGGGCAACCAATTCAAAAACGTGGCGATGATAGCCTGCCTCAAAACATTCCTTTTCATTTTCAACGTCGTCTTTTGGGTAAGTCCGTGTttgtatacttaattaaaacaaaaacaatgtgtTATCAGTTATCATTCTGACAGCTGTTATTATTCAGAATCAGTTGGTACCATAAACGTTGACTCTAGACACAATGCCCGCAGGAACGCTAATCATTTTATTGTTATCTTACTTTATGAACTTAACGCAATCAACTACTAACTGCCGTTATCAATTcagttgtttttaacccccgacgcaaaaagaggggtgttataagtttgaccgctatgtgtgtctgtgtgtctatgtctgtgtctgtgtgtgtatctgtcggtggcaccgtagctcttaaacgggtgaaccgattagaatgcgttttttgtttaattgaaagcaggttttctagcgatagttcttagacatgatttatcaaaatcggtcagccgtttttgagatattgaacttggaagtgacaaagtcggggttttccaacattttgttggttaggttattaactcTTTGCGGTAAGTATTAACATTAACCTAAGGCATATCTTAATTACCAAGTGCTGCACCTACATAATGTTTCTTAACGTGCTGAAGATTATCTTTATAAGGTTCTTTCATTGTCATTCTATAGACATCTAacccatccatcccagccttatacgtcccactgctgggcacaggccttcctctcagaataagagggcttaggcccgcagttcccacgcgggcccacccATACCATTAAcctgcttcgcaggtttgtgcaggtttcttcacgatgttttcgttcacccgttgaagccgtggtggcctagtgatttgacctaaggcctctcaagcaaaggttcgtgggttcaaaacccggctcgcacctcggagtttttcgaaattcataaagcgaaattacatttaaaatttaccacgagctttacggtgatggaaaacattgtgaggaagcctgcacacacctgtgaagtaggtaattcaatggtatgtgtgaagttcccaatccgcactgggcccgcgtgggaactacggctcaagccctctcattttgagaggaggcctgtgcccagcagtgggacgtaggtaaATAGGCTAGGACGATGAtgaaagctcatggtaaaattCTACCACTATCTCTCaccatgaaataaaaaagaaaacgacCGATCGGTCCGTCAAACAGTGATGGCCTGTTCCTACCTACGCAAAATTTCCAATCTTCGGCCAACGCGCTGGGCTGAGTCATATTAGAATCATTAGAAAAGTATATAGTGGTTTCTTGACTTTACCGAGCTGCTACtaagtttcatattttttagcaTTAATGTGTGTTTCACAAGGGTACTTTAAGTTTCGCCCTCACGACACCGTAGCGTAGTTACCCCTACACAATGAAatatgcacacacacacgcacgcacgcacgcacgcacgcacgcacccacacacacacacgcacacacgcacgcacacacacacacacacacacacacagtggCGTGGACTAAACAATTTTGATAGTCAAGCCGGAGAGTGACAGAAGCGTGAGTTGAGTTCATCGTTGGATGCAACATCTCGCAGttagtgtacagtcagcatcaaaagtagctggttacttactttgtcgttttacagccacgtactgcCATACAAgatgacaaatgtgttaatgtgacagagtaaaaaagtaatgaTGCTGACCCTACCTACGTAGGACCTTtgccgtaggtacctacttgtcaTTACATCAATGACGTCACGTAAAAAATGTAGGCTatccggtgggaatcgagttttTATGGCGCCGAGCCACCATCATACCATACTACAGCGGTGAGAGACCTCAAACATCGTCTATGGTAACAACCGTTCTAGAAAACTATGCTAAAAAGTTTACATAGATAATATCTAGTGACGTCATTTACCGCTGTATTACGGCCACTTTATGACCGCACCGCTATCCTAGAAAACCCGAGCTTTAGAGCCACTATTAACAATATACCTACCGCGTTTAAGTGATAAACTAGAAGATGGTGGAACGTTTAGGCGACGTAGACTTCGCGCTtcgaaaactgtttttttagtGGTGCGTCATCATAGGGCCTCGCGTAATTTAtgttcttcatcatcatcccagcctatatacgtcccactgcagggcacaggcctcccctcagaatgagagggcttgggccatagttcccacgcgggcccacgcGGGTCCCAGGGCGGGGATTTATGTTCTTGCCAACACTAAATTTAGGTCCTGAGCCACCACTGTCATAAGAAGTTTTTCTACTTGATGGATCTGGGGCGCATTTGAGCCTTAGTCACACTGGCGATTTGGTACTGAGCCACCACTGTCATAAGAAGTTTTTCTACTTGATGGATCTGGGGCGCATTTGAGCCTTAGTCACACTGGCGATTTGTGGGCGTATTGAAAGCGAAGGGAGCCCACAACGCTTTCAAAAGCGCCCAACGACATCGCGATATcgctgcgagcgcgcagcgagttagcTGCGTGTAGCGCCTAAGACgcccaattattattattatatacgagTGTACAGTACCTATGGCGTTTTTGCGCTATACACAGCTAACTCGTTGCGCATTCACAGCGATATCGTTGCGCGTTCCCGAAGAAAGCtttgcagcagggctactacgaaactcgaagttcgtgtcgtgcggtccctctgacactgtcttatactatttaatacgagagcgagagggcggtacgatacgaacttcgagtttcatagtagccctgcaggctcccttcgctttcaactcgccacTGCCATAAGGCTCTGAGTGAATCTCGTTTCGCAGTTGTCGGGGCTGGTGCTGCTGGTGGTGGGTCTGTGGGCGCAGTTCGACCTGCACAGGTACATGGAGCTGTCGTCGGAGTTCTCGGGCACGGCGCCGCTGGTGGTGGTCGGGCTGGCGGGGCTCATCGTGCTCGTCAGCTCCGTCGCTTTCTCCTGCATCATCAAGGGGCAGCCGGTGCTGCTTTATATCGTAAGGactataagtttttgttaaaaatttggttttatggtgtgtgtgtgtgtgtgtgtgtgtgtgtgtgtgtgtgtgtgtgtgtgtgtgtgtgtgtgtgtgtgtgtgtatatatatatacaaatgtcttcaagtcaatccgaccactggaagtggattaAAGTTAACTTGCGAGTTTTGAAGCAAACAAACACGAGGTCTGAAGTTAAATAAGAGCTTGCAATTTCAAAAACAATAcaagtattatttattgaacaccacaaaccagtacaaaaatttacattgatacaaaattcagaGTAGACAATAAGTGGTCTTATTCTTATCGCTTAAACGCGACCTCTCCCTTCCAACCTACCTGTCTAGATATTTAAAAATCACGGcagaaaaatatgtattaagtatttaactaaagaataaataaatttattcgtaGATGGCCGGTCTTTTTCTATACATAATACTGAGAACTAATAATACGCACAGTACGGCGGTTTCCTGGCTTGCATCTTTGTGATGGACGCGGGCGTGGGCGCGTCGGTGGCGTGCTACCGCGACACCTTCGCCAAGGGGCTCCACGACGGGCTCACGCAGACGCTCATCACTTACGACCCGCATAAAGGCAACTTTGACTTCGCGCAAGCCAATGTGAGTATATATGAGGCCCTGAGGCCCTAGAGAGATTCCAAACCTTTTTATGACCAGGGAcgactttaatttcattataattagCAGGGACCACAAGGTTAAAAGgaatatatccatccatactaatattataaatgcgaaagtgtatttgtatgtttgtgtgtttgtccgtctttcacgccgtaacggagcaacggatcgacgtgatttttggcatagagatagtttatgggcccgagagtgacataggctactttttatcccggaaaaatgcacagttcccgagggaacagcgcgcgataaccgaataccacgcgggcggagacgcgggcaaaatctagtacTATATAAAGGattaattaaaactaagaataacggccgaatgtactttataaatgtttataaagtacaaattgttcattgaataaataattctaagaatttttaaataatgtccaaaataacaaagcaggtcaacctcgtctaggtcttaaattacttattctgtgtcttaagcactaagtttgttaaaaaaaagtcacgACTCAGGAGGATAAAATAGGTTTAGgccctggggggctactacgaaattcgtaacgTACCATccgtctcactctcgtattaggtaaataatattatcgtaagcgggacggcaagatacgaagttagaattttgcacttcgtggtatagggcctgtgCCGCCACTGCAGGCATTGTTTGATCGCCGTCTTGTGCACGTTGCAGCTGCACTGCTGCGGCGTCTCGAACTACTCGGACTGGGTGCGCCTGTCGCCGCAGCGCACCATCCCTACCTCGTGCTGCGTGGACCCCAACAGCTGCGTCACGGCCAACTACAGCGACGTCTATCAGGAGGTACCTACTACAGCGGCTCTGGTTTTTGACGTTTTATACCGacgaaaatagtagattatacgAGTGCATCAAATGCGTAATTTCACCCACGACCCCGAATCGCAGGCCGTCGAGAgtaaaatgaattttatgaacAAGTTACACATTCttgcatacatacattgcaaataaatgtgaatttacaaccttttttttcctctgatattttaacgagtctttagcacaccaaatgtgactatgtcagcctcatggggagcctcagatatatacaccacactacagacaaatattacactctcccttgcactgaaaccacgtctctggatgcaaaggcccgtccaatgaatctgtaaattcGCGTCGCGtcttctgaaagcggtcgaCTGAGAATTAATTTACAACCTTCTTTACACATTGAATTGCCCTGCCGGTGTGTGCAGGTAGCCAATATTGCATTTTACTTTACCATaaagttcatggtaaatttttaatgtaatttcacaTATAAATTCCGATAAACTACAAACCCAGGTTTGAACTCAcaatcctttgcttgagagacCATCTAACCACCGGGCTACCAGGGTCTGGTTATATGATTTTTAATCTAATCACAGAGAAATTAATTTCAGGGCTGTTACAAAGTAATAGTGGAATACCTGCAGAGCAACATGAACTTACTGATGGGCATCGCAATCGGAACTGCGCTGTTCCCACTAGTGGGCACCATCCTCTCCTGCTTCCTGGCCAGCTATATCAAGAAATCAAAGTACGATGTCATGAACTGAATCAAACTGTAACCGGTCGGTCATATATTATAAGTTACAACAACGCCCAAAATCTCAATCTTAACTCTTGGACTGAATAACCACTTATATACTCAATTaattatagaaataaattttaaaaagtattcaTAAAATCTATTATGCGCAACTAAAGTTGTAGCTTTGTCTTTAAGCatagttatttaataagtatagtttatttattttttaatgaattctTGATGTAAATGGacttttaatgaaatttattcgAATAAATGTATGTTcaatgttattaaattatgcAAGCATagaattttcgaatttcatttcTCTTGAGGAAATATAGCTAAACGCTTTGGTCCAAGCAAACCTGTGGTTTAATTAAATTCTTAAAATTTTATACTACCCTCATTTCTATATTTGAAAACAATGAATCTAACTAACACCAGATCCATTCCTGCATATTGTAAAGTAAAGActgataaaaaattaataacattTGTATTGCTTCTACCTAGTCTTAACAATAGCATGATCATGAATCATATAAATCTTAAATTTAGTCACTATCCGAGCTATCTTTGTCCTCCTTTGTGTCCACCGGTGTGTCCTGTTTATAGTGCCGATACTCCGGTTTCAGCTCCCACATGTTCTTGTGTGGGTTTTTCAGATTATAATTACATACTTCCTTAAGAATCTCTTTTAAGTATACTATGGGCTGTTTAGTTATCTGAAAAAAGTTGTTCAAGTATTAGCTAAGTGGGTGATaacaacctaaccaacaaaaagttggaaaacccctgactttgttacttcaaagttcaatatctcaaaatcggctaaaccgattttgataaaccatagctagaaaacctactttcaaataaaaaaactgcattcaaatcggtgcacccgtttaagagctacggtaccattgtacctctttttgcgttgggggttaaaaatattgaaaaatttgtaataaCCATTTGGATTAATGAAATTAATACCTTCACAAGATCCTTAATGTTATAATATTGATGTTTTTCAAATGCAGCAAACAGTACATTGAGTACAGCATCCTTGTCATCTCTAGACTTTTTGCCTTCTGCTTTCTTTCTCTCTTGGTACTCAATCTGGAAATTCAAAGATTCAATTAATTAGTAcacttaatacaaaattacaatgcAGATGAAACTTTTTGCCATATGGACAGACAGTCAgatatataattatgaaaaatgtagaACAATTGTTTAATTTGATTGAAATACTTACATTATGTTTATGATCCGACACAGGCTTAAAACTTTGCACAATACGATCTAATTGTTGCACTTGGCGTTGTGGCATAGATGCTTTTCTAATTGATTCAGACTTTAATTTGTAGTATGTGGGGTCTGCATATGGCCTACATTCTAACTTCTGTACTATCCTGCCCTCCATGTACAGTTTTTCTGTCTCTGGCACAACAGAATCAGTGTTAGATGCTGGAAAAACAAGCATAGTTAATAATGcagtttattttaatcattacCTGTCCTAATCATTTTGTTATGTACTTAGTTCATGTGACAATTAACTAAAATTCAAGCACAGGCAGTACTTACGCACAACATGGGAAAATACGCCTAATGATTGTCTGGTCACATTGGACACATCCAGACGATGTTCTTTTGGTATGCTCTGCTCGCCAGGCTCCTTCAGGCACATCACAGCCTCTGACAGTGATAACTGCACCTGGGCTCGCTGTCCTTGTACCCGAGAAATCTTCAACTTTCCTACTTCGATATTGCCTGGAGCTTTTTCCCATCTGTTTGctatatacttaggtaccttGACAAGCCAGACTCCTCTCCCGGTGTTGGATAAGTCTAATTCGCGATCTATTTGAGGAACTGCAGGTGGAGTACTCATTTTGCAAGAATTGATTGGGCTAATGtggaataaattaataaagtaacCCTTAGCTTCTACAGTACTGTTAATACCACAACTTTTTCACTCACTCGACAAGCAGCACGAACATGTCAAAATTGCACAATACAATGAAATACAAGAAGACAAAAAACAAACACGATCAACTTATATACGTTGAAGTAGTGGCCATAGATGAGTGTGTATAGTTTTGGTGTATAGTAGTGGATGGATGGAACTGCAGGGGTGACtgtgtgacactctttcccgacccggataacaccgacatggaaataccggccctgttttttgtgcaCACGCCCATATAAACTGACaagagcttctatgggcgtgtatacaaaaaacaaagtcggtattatccgggccgggaaagagtgtcacccgaattgcagggctactacgaaactcgaaactcaaagttcatGTCGTCCGGTCCcactgacacatactatttaatacgagagccagagggacggtacgatacgaactttgttTTTCGAACTTCAGAGTAGGcttggagtaggccctcagaatggaatggaatggaaatGGAATACGCTACGCATGcagtgcgaaattcgaaaattgcaGTTACCGGTCGGGTCGGTGTCCCGccgaacgtttataatattatttaatacgagagtgaaaaggatggtacgatacgaacttcaattttcagatttcgcagtagccctagCCCTACAGAATACTACAGATTGCAAGACAAGCGAGCAAAATAATAGCCATAATTAATAGGGTGGTAGGTAAAATGGCCTGCACGCACATGCCACATGTACATGTACTATGGTAGGTATGAAACGCATTGCACTCATAGATCATAGACCTATACCATTGCATTGCATCttatatttgttgttgttgttttttttttaaaatatggctctgtccattggaggtcaattttgccagtgtctagtagtttttgccgttgtaccacgttgtacggtaaaaaaaaaactcgaaaacgaaatatgagaggtaatggctGTGATTTGTTTGGGTGAATGGAAAAGGAATGTCATTATGACTGCTCTCACTCTCATCCCATCTATTCTATAG is from Choristoneura fumiferana chromosome 3, NRCan_CFum_1, whole genome shotgun sequence and encodes:
- the LOC141426735 gene encoding tetraspanin-7-like produces the protein MGNQFKNVAMIACLKTFLFIFNVVFWLSGLVLLVVGLWAQFDLHRYMELSSEFSGTAPLVVVGLAGLIVLVSSVAFSCIIKGQPVLLYIYGGFLACIFVMDAGVGASVACYRDTFAKGLHDGLTQTLITYDPHKGNFDFAQANLHCCGVSNYSDWVRLSPQRTIPTSCCVDPNSCVTANYSDVYQEGCYKVIVEYLQSNMNLLMGIAIGTALFPLVGTILSCFLASYIKKSKYDVMN
- the TfIIFbeta gene encoding transcription factor TFIIFbeta, producing MSTPPAVPQIDRELDLSNTGRGVWLVKVPKYIANRWEKAPGNIEVGKLKISRVQGQRAQVQLSLSEAVMCLKEPGEQSIPKEHRLDVSNVTRQSLGVFSHVVPSNTDSVVPETEKLYMEGRIVQKLECRPYADPTYYKLKSESIRKASMPQRQVQQLDRIVQSFKPVSDHKHNIEYQERKKAEGKKSRDDKDAVLNVLFAAFEKHQYYNIKDLVKITKQPIVYLKEILKEVCNYNLKNPHKNMWELKPEYRHYKQDTPVDTKEDKDSSDSD